GTCGAACGAAAACCCTAATTCGGAACCGAGACCCCGTTGACCGGTTCGTGGACCGTGAGAAACCGTATTACCGTCCGCGATCGTCGCCGATACGGTCGTCGTCATCGTCGTCGCCGATGAGTTGATCGTCGTCATCGTCGCGGATCACACTCTCGTCGTCGCGACCGCTGATATCGTCGTCGTCCCGATCGATACCACGGTTCCCCGTTCCGGTTTCGGTGTCTCTGCTCGTGCCAGCACCCCCGCCGGTCCCTCCGGTTTCGCGACCGGAGATCTCACTCTCCAGGCGGATCTCGTCGTCGGTCACGTGATCGACAGCCTCGTCCTGAAGCGGGTACGTGTCCTCGCCGCTGTCGCTCCAGCCGAGTGTCGCCTTGACCGAGTCCGTGATTCCGGGGTCCGGTTCGACGTGGGCGGTCCCGTGTTCGACGTCCGCGACCATCCCGATCTCGTCACCGTTGGCGTTGACGACGCGCGTGCCGATGTCGTCGTCGGTAATCCGTGGAGACATTGCACTCCTATTGAGAGTCGATTCGCGCAAGGTCGTGGTGCTTGCGGACGCTTGCGACCGGTCACACGGACTCGGCTCCGCGTCGATTCGGAGGCGTCTCCGATTACTCGAACTCCGGCTCCCGATCCTCGAGGAACGCGGTAACGCCCTCCACGTGTGCGTCCGAGGTGCGAGCCTGCGCCTGAAGCAGGTTCTCGTAGTCCAGCGCCTCGCCCCAGGACCGTCCCATGTTCTCGTGCATCGCCCGTTTCATCATGCCGATCGTTGCCGTCGGGCCGTCGACGAGCCCGTCGACGGCGTCGGCGACGCGGTCGTCGAGCTCCTCGGCGGGGACCGTCTCGTTGACGAGCTCGAGGTCGGCCGCGCGCTCGGCGTCGAAAAACTCGCCGGTGAACGCGAGTTGCTTTGCGGCCCGCAGCCCGACGATGTGCGGGAGCATCACGGTGCCGCCGGTGTCGGGGATCAGGCCGACTCTGACGAACGCACAGGAAAACGTCGCGTCTGCGGCGGCGTAGGCGATGTCCGCGAGCGCGACGATCGAGAGGCCCGCACCGATGGCGTCGCCGTTTACCTTCGCGACGATCGGCACCGGACACTCGAGCATCGCTTCCACGACGCGGCCAAAGGTCTCGGTGACCCGTTCGTAGGCCTCTTGGGACGACTCGGGCGTTTCCGCCATCGACTCGAGGTCGCCGCCGGCGCTGAACGCGTCGCCCGCCCCGGTGATGACGATCGCACCGTATTCCGCCGGCGTGGCGCCTTCGATCGCGTCGGCGAGTTCGTCGGCCGTTTCCATCGTCAT
This portion of the Natrinema salinisoli genome encodes:
- a CDS encoding enoyl-CoA hydratase/isomerase family protein gives rise to the protein MEIDSDDDVLRLTFDRPEALNAMTMETADELADAIEGATPAEYGAIVITGAGDAFSAGGDLESMAETPESSQEAYERVTETFGRVVEAMLECPVPIVAKVNGDAIGAGLSIVALADIAYAAADATFSCAFVRVGLIPDTGGTVMLPHIVGLRAAKQLAFTGEFFDAERAADLELVNETVPAEELDDRVADAVDGLVDGPTATIGMMKRAMHENMGRSWGEALDYENLLQAQARTSDAHVEGVTAFLEDREPEFE